In a genomic window of Canis lupus familiaris isolate Mischka breed German Shepherd chromosome 13, alternate assembly UU_Cfam_GSD_1.0, whole genome shotgun sequence:
- the GRINA gene encoding protein lifeguard 1 isoform X2 — translation MPHEKSFLVSGDNYPPPNPGYPGGPQPSMPPYPGAPYPQPPFQPSPYGQPGYPQGPGSYPQGGYPQGPYPQDPYPQGPYPQGGYPQGPYPQSPFPPNPYGQPQAFPTQDPGSPQHGNYHEEGPPSYYDNQDFPAINWDDKSIRQAFIRKVFLVLTLQLSVTLSTVAVFTFVGEVKGFVRENVWTYYVSYAVFFISLIVLSCCGDFRRKHPWNLVALSILTVSLSYMVGMIASFYNTEAVIMAVGITTTVCFTVVIFSMQTRYDFTSCMGVLLVSMVVLVIFAILCIFIRNRILEIVYASLGALLFTCFLAVDTQLLLGNKQLSLSPEEYVFAALNLYTDIINIFLYILTIIGRAKE, via the exons ATGCCCCATGAGAAGAGTTTCCTGGTGTCTGGGGACAActaccctccccccaaccccggaTATCCTGGGGGGCCACAGCCCTCCATGCCCCCCTACCCTGGGGCCCCTTACCCGCAACCCCCTTTCCAGCCTTCTCCGTATGGCCAGCCAGGGTATCCCCAGGGCCCCGGCTCCTACCCCCAAGGGGGCTACCCCCAGGGCCCCTATCCCCAGGACCCCTACCCCCAGGGCCCCTACCCCCAGGGGGGCTACCCCCAGGGGCCGTATCCACAGAGCCCCTTTCCCCCCAACCCCTATGGACAACCCCAGGCCTTCCCGACGCAGGACCCTGGCT CACCTCAGCATGGAAACTATCATGAGGAGGGTCCCCCGTCCTACTACGACAACCAGGACTTCCCTGCCATCAACTGGGATGACAAGAGCATCCGCCAGGCCTTCATCCGGAAG GTGTTCCTCGTGCTGACCCTGCAGCTGTCCGTGACGCTGTCCACTGTGGCTGTGTTCACCTTTGTCGGGGAGGTAAAGGGCTTCGTCCGGGAGAACGTGTGGACGTACTACGTGTCCTATGCTGTCTTCTTCATCTCCCTCATCGTCCTCAGCTGCTGTGGAGACTTCCGGCGAAAGCACCCCTGGAACCTCGTGGCACTG TCCATCCTGACCGTCAGCCTGTCCTACATGGTGGGTATGATCGCCAGCTTCTACAACACGGAGGCGGTCATCATGGCCGTGGGCATCACGACAACCGTCTGCTTCACGGTGGTCATCTTCTCCATGCAG ACCCGCTACGACTTCACGTCGTGCATGGGTGTGCTCCTGGTGAGCATGGTGGTGCTGGTCATCTTCGCCATCCTCTGCATCTTTATCCGGAACCGCATCCTGGAGATCGTGTATGCCTCGCTGGGCGCCCTGCTCTTCACCTGC TTCCTGGCAGTGGACACCCAGCTGCTGCTGGGCAACAAGCAGCTGTCCCTGAGCCCGGAGGAGTACGTGTTTGCTGCGCTGAACCTGTACACGGACATCATCAACATCTTTCTGTACATCCTCACCATCATCGGCCGCGCCAAGGAGTAG
- the GRINA gene encoding protein lifeguard 1 isoform X1, producing the protein MPHEKSFLVSGDNYPPPNPGYPGGPQPSMPPYPGAPYPQPPFQPSPYGQPGYPQGPGSYPQGGYPQGPYPQDPYPQGPYPQGGYPQGPYPQSPFPPNPYGQPQAFPTQDPGSPQHGNYHEEGPPSYYDNQDFPAINWDDKSIRQAFIRKVFLVLTLQLSVTLSTVAVFTFVGELLWRLPAKAPLEPRGTVHPDRQPVLHGGYDRQLLQHGGGHHGRGHHDNRLLHGGHLLHADPLRLHVVHGCAPGEHGGAGHLRHPLHLYPEPHPGDRVCLAGRPALHLLPGSGHPAAAGQQAAVPEPGGVRVCCAEPVHGHHQHLSVHPHHHRPRQGVAHAGGPAWVAWLAWTLPLVWQCHRTSPLSSLGTAWD; encoded by the exons ATGCCCCATGAGAAGAGTTTCCTGGTGTCTGGGGACAActaccctccccccaaccccggaTATCCTGGGGGGCCACAGCCCTCCATGCCCCCCTACCCTGGGGCCCCTTACCCGCAACCCCCTTTCCAGCCTTCTCCGTATGGCCAGCCAGGGTATCCCCAGGGCCCCGGCTCCTACCCCCAAGGGGGCTACCCCCAGGGCCCCTATCCCCAGGACCCCTACCCCCAGGGCCCCTACCCCCAGGGGGGCTACCCCCAGGGGCCGTATCCACAGAGCCCCTTTCCCCCCAACCCCTATGGACAACCCCAGGCCTTCCCGACGCAGGACCCTGGCT CACCTCAGCATGGAAACTATCATGAGGAGGGTCCCCCGTCCTACTACGACAACCAGGACTTCCCTGCCATCAACTGGGATGACAAGAGCATCCGCCAGGCCTTCATCCGGAAG GTGTTCCTCGTGCTGACCCTGCAGCTGTCCGTGACGCTGTCCACTGTGGCTGTGTTCACCTTTGTCGGGGAG CTGCTGTGGAGACTTCCGGCGAAAGCACCCCTGGAACCTCGTGGCACTG TCCATCCTGACCGTCAGCCTGTCCTACATGGTGGGTATGATCGCCAGCTTCTACAACACGGAGGCGGTCATCATGGCCGTGGGCATCACGACAACCGTCTGCTTCACGGTGGTCATCTTCTCCATGCAG ACCCGCTACGACTTCACGTCGTGCATGGGTGTGCTCCTGGTGAGCATGGTGGTGCTGGTCATCTTCGCCATCCTCTGCATCTTTATCCGGAACCGCATCCTGGAGATCGTGTATGCCTCGCTGGGCGCCCTGCTCTTCACCTGC TTCCTGGCAGTGGACACCCAGCTGCTGCTGGGCAACAAGCAGCTGTCCCTGAGCCCGGAGGAGTACGTGTTTGCTGCGCTGAACCTGTACACGGACATCATCAACATCTTTCTGTACATCCTCACCATCATCGGCCGCGCCAAGGAGTAGCTCACGCTGGGGGCCCCGCTTGGGTGGCCTGGCTGGCCTGGACCCTGCCCCTGGTGTGGCAGTGCCATCGTACCTCCCCGCTCTCATCCCTGGGCACAGCCTGGGACTGA